The following are from one region of the Nymphaea colorata isolate Beijing-Zhang1983 chromosome 7, ASM883128v2, whole genome shotgun sequence genome:
- the LOC116257074 gene encoding uncharacterized protein LOC116257074, protein MAVLVINILSSASLFSLGLWHLVCSAKNHLRSPREFAARPWHPITFHPRLRHLQLHLVLAFLSVAILYTLFVSADSDPLVKGSTPVYRFSSLQSAAVLLFFLVLSLSILLSETTTLFPFPSEFFFFVASAGFALHSSTLRSSSTVTSGIQGKCEFLASNVSAATAALALVLACNPRIFVADLALGASVCLQGLWVLQTGLSLYVEAFIPEGCHRLLDVASGIEGSTTCDLEDSRLRALALLDLVFVFHVIFVLVVVVAAYALAVKFVGIRRFGSYEALPTSSLSEGNHVQMKSLVKEMQP, encoded by the coding sequence ATGGCGGTCCTTGTCATCAACATCCTCTCCTCTGCATCCCTCTTCTCTCTGGGTCTCTGGCACCTCGTCTGCTCCGCCAAGAATCACCTCCGCTCCCCTCGCGAGTTCGCTGCCCGCCCCTGGCACCCGATCACCTTCCACCCCCGTCTTCGCCACCTCCAGCTCCACCTTGTTCTTGCCTTCCTCTCCGTCGCCATTTTGTACACCCTGTTCGTCTCCGCTGACTCTGACCCCCTCGTCAAGGGCAGCACCCCTGTCTACCGCTTTTCCTCCCTTCAATCTGCGGCcgttctcctcttcttccttgtccTCTCCCTCTCGATCCTCCTTTCCGAAACCACCACCCTCTTCCCCTTCCCAtccgagtttttctttttcgtcGCTTCTGCAGGCTTCGCCCTCCACTCCTCCACCCTCCGCAGCTCCTCCACCGTCACCTCCGGCATTCAGGGCAAGTGCGAGTTCCTCGCCTCCAACGTCTCAGCCGCGACAGCCGCCTTAGCGCTCGTCCTCGCCTGTAACCCTAGAATCTTCGTCGCTGACCTCGCCCTCGGGGCCTCCGTCTGCCTCCAGGGCCTCTGGGTTCTCCAGACGGGCCTCTCCCTCTATGTGGAGGCGTTCATTCCCGAGGGTTGCCACCGGCTCCTGGACGTGGCGTCTGGCATCGAAGGCTCCACGACGTGCGATCTGGAGGACTCGAGGCTCCGCGCCCTTGCCCTTCTCGATCTCGTCTTTGTGTTCCACGTGATCTTCGTTCTGGTGGTCGTGGTGGCGGCGTATGCGCTGGCGGTGAAGTTTGTGGGAATCAGGAGGTTCGGATCTTATGAGGCGTTGCCGACTTCTTCTCTTTCTGAAGGAAACCACGTTCAGATGAAATCGTTGGTCAAGGAGATGCAACCATAA